A genomic segment from Cinclus cinclus chromosome 11, bCinCin1.1, whole genome shotgun sequence encodes:
- the CETP gene encoding cholesteryl ester transfer protein, which yields MCWAGRMMLGTFSILLMFVHAAAAACDFGPFPYRATGIVCRMTKPAALLLNQETAQVIQAAFRNAKFPNITGERSMRLLGRVAYGLSNIQVNDLSIERSEVELKEDSVIHISIKNVTAFFKGTLTYGYAGAWFLQLFHSVDFEIESSIDLQLNINLMCQKHQVAPDASDCYLTFHKLTLHLQGDKQPGWLKQLFTDFISFTLKLVLKREVCKEINAVAQTLTNFVLDLAAKFVRDKDIMVDISLASDPVIKANYIESHHTGLVLYKNTSSVLSDSVFSPSLLTESRMLYFWLSEHSLSSLAAAAFLDGRLVLHLRGEKLQELLEIEDTEVQKKALQRIFQGTSYNDSVAKVWSLTQPQISLQPEGTVVRSLVAVEVSILLAGEEPLVALYMEKEVTVTIQAIYAEKKLILQPVDSSVEIKVFKCTADPSGEDPAIQSFLQDRILVAGIPEVTSSIGSTLTSLMNSKGLDLFDIINPEIITRKGYAIVQLDFGFPSHVLLNFLEKSL from the exons atgtgctgggctggcaggatgATGCTGGGGACCTTCAGCATCTTGCTAATGTTTGTCcacgcagcagcagcagcctgtgacTTTGGGCCCTTCCCCTACAGAGCCACAGGGATCGTCTGCAGGATGACCAAGCCCGCGGCATTGCTGT TGAACCAGGAAACGGCCCAGGTCATTCAAGCAGCTTTCAGAAATGCCAAATTCCCAAACATCACTGGGGAAAGGTCCATGCGCCTCCTGGGCCGGGTGGCTTATGGGCTGAGCAA CATCCAAGTCAATGATTTGTCCATCGAGAGGAGTGAGGTGGAGCTCAAGGAGGACAGTGTCATTcacatttccattaaaaacgTGACAGCCTTTTTCAAAGGGACCCTGACCTATGGCTATGCTGGAGCTTGGTT CTTGCAGCTTTTTCATTCAGTTGATTTTGAAATTGAGTCTTCCATTGACCTCCAGCTAAATATCAATCTGA TGTGCCAAAAGCACCAAGTGGCTCCTGATGCCTCAGACTGCTACCTGACTTTCCACAAACTCACACTTCACCTCCAAGGAGACAAGCA ACCTGGCTGGCTGAAGCAGCTCTTCACAGATTTCATCTCCTTCACCCTGAAGCTGGTCCTCAAGAGGGAG GTGTGCAAGGAAATAAATGCTGTTGCTCAGACACTGACAAATTTTGTACTTGATTTAGCAG CCAAATTTGTCCGAGATAAAGACATCATGGTCGATATCTCCCTTGCATCAGATCCCGTCATAAAAGCAAACTACATAGAATCCCATCACACG GGCCTTGTCCTGTACAAGAACACCTCCAGTGTGCTCAGTGACTCAGTGTTCTCCCCATCACTGCTGACCGAGTCCCGAATGCTCTACTTCTGGCTGTCTGAGCACAGCCTcagctccctggctgctgcagctttcttAGATGGGCGACTGGTGCTCCACCTCAGAGGGGAGAAATTGCAG GAGCTGCTTGAGATAGAAGACACAGAAGTGCAGAAGAAGGCACTGCAGAGG ATTTTTCAAGGCACCTCCTACAATGACTCTGTGGCCAAGGTGTGGAGTCTCACCCAGCCCCAGATTTCTCTTCAGCCTGAAGGGACAGTCGTGAGGTCCTTGGTAGCAGTGGAGGTCAGCATCCTTCTGGCAGGAGAAGAACCCCTGGTGGCTCTATACATGGAGAAG GAAGTCACTGTCACTATCCAAGCTATTTATGCAGAAAAGAAACTCATTTTGCAGCCTGTGGACTCCAG tGTAGAGATTAAAGTGTTTAAATGCACAGCTGATCCAAGTGGG gaGGACCCAGCCATACAAAGCTTCCTGCAGGATAGGATCTTGGTTGCTGGTATTCCAGAAGTAACTTCAA GCATTGGATCAACTCTGACTTCACTGATGAACAGCAAAGGGCTTGATCTCTTTGATATCATAAATCCTGAGATCATCACCAGAAAG GGATATGCAATTGTGCAGCTTGACTTTGGCTTCCCGAGTCATGTCCTTCTTAATTTTCTTGAGAAAAGTTTGTAG